In a single window of the Streptomyces sp. CGMCC 4.7035 genome:
- a CDS encoding helix-turn-helix domain-containing protein: MTDESSFGARLKALRLQRGLSQAALAGEEISTGYLSRLESGARQPTERVIAYLAKQLGVDRVAFEAPPAGGAATATGGSSLTQALSIAASSDSDESVEELIEVLATAGAEDPLLRWQALWVIAGYRSRHGERAEEQACLEELAEVADELALPALQCRSGTQLARCLRSVGQVARALELAESAYRVAKDAGLSVADTGTALLALVSAEAESGRLPEARAHARELVELVAGRSDALRAEALWSAATVSSRQGDDEAVHAYLEQAMQVLDSRVDPILWARLRLAAGSLFLQSRPALTEKARTCLTQAEAALSLVGTPVQQQELLVLQAHLAFEEGRYADARAAHDRLDFENLRLTYRDRIRLQTLDSRLLIVEGHQQQGCARLKQLGEEARRASNMDLAAEIWRVLAETLESAEQAGTARR; encoded by the coding sequence ATGACGGACGAGTCGTCTTTTGGCGCGCGTCTCAAGGCACTGAGGCTCCAGCGGGGGCTCTCTCAGGCCGCGCTGGCCGGCGAGGAGATCTCCACCGGGTACTTGTCCCGACTGGAGTCGGGTGCACGCCAGCCCACCGAGCGAGTGATCGCCTACCTTGCCAAACAGCTGGGCGTGGACCGCGTGGCCTTCGAGGCCCCGCCCGCCGGGGGGGCGGCCACCGCCACCGGCGGCAGCTCGCTCACGCAGGCGCTGAGCATCGCCGCCTCCTCCGACAGCGACGAGTCCGTCGAGGAACTCATCGAGGTACTCGCGACCGCCGGGGCCGAGGATCCGCTCCTGCGCTGGCAGGCCCTGTGGGTGATCGCCGGCTACCGGTCCCGCCACGGCGAGCGCGCCGAGGAGCAGGCGTGCCTGGAGGAGCTGGCCGAAGTGGCCGACGAGCTCGCACTCCCCGCGCTGCAGTGCCGGTCCGGCACCCAGCTCGCCCGGTGCCTGCGCTCGGTGGGACAGGTCGCCCGGGCCCTCGAACTCGCAGAGAGCGCGTACCGCGTCGCCAAGGACGCAGGCCTCTCCGTCGCCGATACCGGGACCGCCCTCCTGGCGCTGGTGTCGGCCGAGGCGGAGTCCGGCCGTCTGCCCGAAGCCCGGGCACACGCCCGGGAACTCGTCGAACTCGTGGCGGGCAGGTCGGACGCGCTGCGCGCCGAGGCCCTGTGGTCGGCGGCCACCGTCAGCTCTCGCCAAGGGGACGACGAGGCGGTCCACGCCTACCTGGAACAGGCCATGCAGGTGCTTGACAGCCGTGTCGACCCCATACTGTGGGCGCGACTGAGACTCGCTGCGGGCTCGCTGTTCCTGCAGTCCAGACCCGCCCTCACGGAGAAGGCCCGCACGTGCCTCACGCAGGCCGAGGCGGCGCTCTCGCTCGTCGGCACGCCCGTCCAGCAGCAGGAACTCCTGGTGCTCCAGGCGCACCTCGCGTTCGAGGAGGGCCGCTATGCGGACGCCCGCGCCGCCCACGACCGGCTGGACTTCGAAAACCTGCGCCTCACCTACCGCGACCGGATCCGGCTGCAGACGCTCGACAGCCGGCTGCTGATCGTCGAAGGCCACCAGCAGCAGGGGTGCGCCCGGCTCAAGCAGCTGGGCGAGGAAGCCCGCCGCGCTTCGAACATGGACCTCGCCGCCGAGATCTGGCGGGTCCTGGCCGAGACCCTGGAGAGCGCCGAGCAGGCGGGCACCGCCCGGCGCTGA
- a CDS encoding alpha/beta hydrolase produces MNPTTSIRHAGLQAPPPPFDAELARPIGRILGELPMPLTPELIPDRRRRSTSGRLSDERIRQGGTFEIEERTVPGPAGAPAIILLICRPAAARGPVPVIYHTHGGGMVAGSHRSTELIGELDRAQELGAAVVSVEYRLAPEHPDPAPVEDCYAGLCWLAEHAEGLGLDPDRVFLSGNSAGGALAAGLALLARDRSGPRPVGQVLQFPMLDDRCGTFSAGQMARVGLWDGESNLAGWTALLGERRGGPGVSCYAAPGRAEDLSGLPPAFIEVGSVEALRDEGITYASRIWQTGGEAELHVWSGAFHSFDEWVPDAVVSKAAHQARVAWMRRVLAG; encoded by the coding sequence ATGAACCCCACCACTTCCATCCGGCACGCCGGGCTGCAGGCTCCGCCGCCACCCTTCGACGCCGAGCTGGCCAGGCCGATCGGCCGGATCCTCGGCGAGCTTCCCATGCCCCTGACCCCCGAGCTGATCCCGGACCGGCGCCGCCGCTCCACCTCGGGGCGCCTGAGCGACGAGCGGATACGCCAGGGCGGGACGTTCGAGATCGAGGAGCGTACGGTGCCCGGCCCGGCCGGCGCCCCGGCGATCATCCTGCTCATCTGCCGGCCGGCGGCGGCCCGGGGGCCCGTACCAGTCATCTACCACACGCACGGCGGCGGCATGGTGGCCGGCAGCCACCGCAGTACCGAACTGATCGGCGAGTTGGATCGGGCCCAGGAGCTCGGGGCGGCCGTGGTCTCCGTCGAGTACCGGCTGGCCCCGGAGCACCCCGACCCGGCACCCGTGGAGGACTGCTACGCCGGGCTGTGCTGGCTGGCGGAGCACGCCGAAGGCCTCGGCCTCGACCCGGACCGCGTCTTTCTCAGCGGCAACAGCGCCGGCGGGGCCCTTGCCGCGGGTCTCGCGCTGCTGGCGCGGGACCGCTCCGGTCCGCGCCCGGTCGGCCAGGTCCTGCAGTTCCCGATGCTCGACGACCGGTGCGGCACGTTCTCGGCCGGGCAGATGGCGCGCGTCGGCCTGTGGGATGGGGAGTCCAACCTGGCGGGGTGGACGGCCCTGCTGGGCGAGCGGCGTGGCGGTCCGGGCGTCTCCTGCTACGCGGCTCCGGGCCGGGCCGAGGACCTGTCCGGACTCCCGCCCGCCTTCATCGAGGTTGGTTCCGTGGAAGCGCTGCGCGACGAGGGGATCACGTACGCGTCGCGCATCTGGCAGACCGGTGGCGAGGCCGAACTCCACGTGTGGTCGGGGGCGTTCCACAGCTTCGACGAGTGGGTTCCGGACGCGGTCGTCTCGAAGGCCGCGCACCAGGCACGGGTGGCGTGGATGCGCCGCGTACTCGCCGGTTGA
- a CDS encoding RidA family protein: MTDKKDLPGLVHLSHPAGVAPSSGYTHVVTGPGRVAAIAGQMPFDADGELVGAGDPAAQARQVFANMERCLAAAGATFDDVIKLTYFVTDIAFVPQILAARDEFIDTERPPASTVVQIVALYRPDLLLEVDALALLPVE; this comes from the coding sequence ATGACGGACAAGAAGGACCTGCCCGGTCTCGTACATCTCTCGCACCCCGCCGGGGTCGCCCCCAGTTCCGGGTACACCCATGTGGTCACCGGGCCGGGCCGGGTGGCCGCGATCGCCGGCCAGATGCCGTTCGACGCCGACGGCGAGCTGGTCGGCGCCGGGGACCCCGCGGCCCAGGCCCGGCAGGTCTTCGCCAACATGGAGCGCTGCCTCGCCGCCGCCGGGGCCACCTTCGACGACGTCATCAAGCTCACCTACTTCGTCACGGACATCGCCTTCGTCCCCCAGATCCTGGCCGCGCGCGACGAGTTCATCGACACCGAGCGCCCGCCGGCGAGCACGGTGGTCCAGATCGTGGCGCTCTACCGCCCCGATCTGCTGCTCGAGGTGGACGCCCTCGCCCTGCTGCCCGTCGAGTAG
- a CDS encoding cytochrome P450, which translates to MTTTAVSPALLTDPELHASGDPHAVWQWMRAHAPVYRHEEAELPAFWSLTRHEDIRSVYRDAAAFSSARGVLLRPGDDPGGGMTLALTDAPRHKQLRGLMADWFNTRAVRGLEGYVRAATRRVLGRAVELGTCDFADDVAGRLSLSVICHILGIPEQDHEDLYRWTNEAFEAHTSLVSHPRLVEYFMELLYQRMEEPTDDLVSALVNGTVDGELLTEEEAVFNCENLIGATENGRLALIGGMQAFLEHPEQWQRLASDRSLMPGAIEEILRWTSSATHSMRVATRSVEIRGTRLEAGDRVVLWLPSANRDEDVFTDPYVFDITRSPNRHIALAAGEHFCIGSTLARAEMRVLFTELLDTVGRIEQSGPVRRLRSIEVGGPETLPVRLTTK; encoded by the coding sequence ATGACAACGACCGCCGTATCGCCCGCCCTACTGACCGACCCCGAACTGCACGCGAGCGGTGATCCGCACGCCGTGTGGCAGTGGATGCGCGCGCACGCCCCGGTGTACCGCCACGAGGAGGCGGAGCTGCCCGCTTTCTGGTCGCTGACCCGTCACGAGGACATCCGGTCGGTGTACCGGGACGCCGCCGCCTTCAGCTCAGCACGCGGCGTGCTGCTGCGCCCCGGAGACGACCCGGGCGGCGGCATGACGCTGGCCCTGACCGACGCCCCGCGGCACAAGCAGCTGCGCGGCCTGATGGCGGACTGGTTCAACACCCGCGCGGTGCGCGGCCTGGAGGGCTACGTCCGGGCGGCGACGCGCAGGGTCCTCGGGCGGGCCGTGGAACTGGGCACCTGCGATTTCGCGGACGACGTGGCGGGGCGGCTGTCGCTGTCGGTGATCTGCCACATCCTGGGCATCCCCGAGCAGGACCACGAGGACCTGTACCGGTGGACGAACGAGGCGTTCGAGGCCCATACCTCACTGGTCTCGCACCCCCGGCTCGTCGAGTACTTCATGGAGCTGCTCTACCAACGGATGGAGGAGCCCACCGACGACCTGGTGAGCGCCCTCGTCAATGGCACGGTGGACGGCGAGCTACTGACCGAGGAGGAGGCGGTCTTCAACTGCGAGAACCTCATCGGGGCCACCGAGAACGGCCGGCTGGCCCTGATCGGGGGCATGCAGGCCTTCCTGGAGCACCCCGAGCAGTGGCAGCGGCTGGCCTCCGACCGGAGCCTGATGCCCGGTGCCATCGAGGAGATTCTGCGCTGGACCTCCAGCGCGACGCACAGCATGCGGGTCGCCACCCGCTCTGTGGAGATCCGGGGCACGCGGCTCGAGGCCGGTGACCGCGTCGTGCTGTGGCTGCCCTCGGCCAACCGCGACGAGGACGTGTTCACCGATCCGTACGTCTTCGACATCACCCGCAGCCCGAACCGGCACATCGCGCTGGCCGCCGGAGAGCACTTCTGTATCGGCTCCACGCTGGCCAGGGCCGAGATGCGCGTCCTGTTCACGGAACTGCTCGACACCGTGGGCCGGATCGAGCAGAGCGGCCCCGTGCGGCGGCTGCGATCGATCGAGGTGGGCGGCCCCGAGACCCTGCCGGTGCGCCTCACCACGAAGTGA
- a CDS encoding amino acid adenylation domain-containing protein — MRPDPKWTAGRRNTAPGEGLHEAFARRAAQRPGAVALVEGDRTTTYAELDATADAWAAGLVAAGVTPGALVPVLLPRSTELVTALLAVLKAGAAYALLAPEWPADRLREVLRDLRPPLLIARDGREVLEGDAPAVWLPPSAVAEESAVPVGFTPVAVGADDPACVFFTSGTTGRPKGVLSPHRATARLFQPGTFAEFTADTVMPLAAATPWDAFSLELWSVLLNGGTSVVVTDPYLSPAALSGAVSRHRADTVWLTASLFNMIVDEDPDAFLGLRQVAIGGERLSAGHVRRFLRRHPCIALLNGYGPVESTVFATTHRVTEADCDLPAGIPLGRPVPGTQVHVLDGSRPCAVGETGEICLAGDGLALGYLNDDALTALKFTGVRIDGREVRVYRTGDLGRWDPDGLLHYEGRSDRQLKIRGHRVEPAEVERQVERLLPAVRYCRVLARGDAARGERELVACCVPVRQGDPLDGALAVLNGALVAYQRPAAVVSVDAFPVTAQGKLDERALLALAEAAGPAAPGCPQREAAHPAGPGVRPTELSDPVLRAVAECFASVLELDAVPLDVPFVHLGGTSLGAGRLCARLAAALSRPVPISWLYQEPTASGLARRLAAAPEPTPPPADHAESEGSAGTPLSAMQLVYLTPQLLDPADRTGHCLMTWAVEGALDRAALEAAVAEVHRGHESLRAAYVLDPRPAAELVDIPPPPVEVLPARESVAAAARAARAELAAELAPDVGEVWRTVLVPVTGPEPEASAAVFGCVVHHVAFDGWSEGVLAEDLSTAYRTAVASGTPTLGPRPTLAAVHRERRALLREAATETHHAFLRSELADVPAMRWPVGPEPRKAKTPGLVETVLDAGALAGADAAAAAAGVTRFVVLLSLWAASLSEATGQRDFAVGVPVAQRDGAELERAVGCHINMLALRLRGAALDGDASAVARVAETTARAFAAQEVPFPDVLSLVEPPRGGRPPLYQVLFACQDNVPPRLELVGARTTLLRQPYLDLPLELHTELWPADDGGLLVHTAFRPDAVAESTAREVSKRFAERVRTLFPGVTP, encoded by the coding sequence GTGCGACCAGACCCGAAGTGGACTGCCGGTCGGCGGAACACGGCGCCCGGCGAGGGACTCCACGAGGCGTTCGCCCGCAGGGCGGCACAGCGCCCCGGGGCCGTCGCCCTCGTCGAGGGGGACCGCACCACCACGTACGCGGAGCTCGACGCGACGGCCGACGCCTGGGCCGCGGGACTCGTCGCCGCGGGCGTCACCCCCGGCGCGCTGGTGCCTGTACTGCTGCCCAGGAGCACGGAGTTGGTCACCGCGCTCCTCGCGGTCCTGAAGGCGGGGGCTGCCTACGCCCTGCTGGCCCCCGAGTGGCCCGCGGACCGGCTGCGGGAGGTGCTGCGCGACCTGCGGCCGCCCCTGCTCATCGCCCGCGACGGCCGGGAGGTGCTGGAAGGCGACGCGCCGGCCGTGTGGTTGCCGCCCTCCGCCGTGGCCGAGGAGTCGGCGGTCCCCGTCGGCTTCACGCCCGTGGCCGTCGGCGCCGACGATCCGGCGTGCGTCTTCTTCACCTCCGGGACCACGGGCCGACCCAAGGGTGTGCTCAGCCCGCACCGGGCGACCGCGCGCCTCTTCCAGCCGGGCACCTTCGCGGAGTTCACTGCCGACACGGTGATGCCACTCGCCGCCGCCACCCCCTGGGACGCCTTCTCGCTCGAACTGTGGTCGGTGCTGCTGAACGGCGGCACCTCGGTGGTCGTGACGGACCCCTACCTCTCCCCCGCGGCCCTGAGCGGGGCCGTGTCCCGGCATCGCGCGGACACGGTCTGGCTGACCGCCAGCCTGTTCAACATGATCGTGGACGAGGACCCGGACGCCTTCCTGGGGCTGCGCCAGGTCGCGATCGGCGGGGAGCGGCTCTCGGCCGGCCACGTCCGCCGCTTCCTGCGCCGGCACCCCTGCATTGCGCTCCTCAACGGCTACGGGCCGGTCGAGTCCACAGTCTTCGCCACCACGCACCGCGTCACGGAGGCCGACTGCGACCTTCCCGCCGGCATTCCCCTCGGGCGCCCGGTGCCCGGTACGCAGGTCCACGTCCTGGACGGGAGTCGGCCGTGCGCGGTGGGCGAGACCGGGGAGATCTGCCTCGCGGGCGACGGGCTGGCGCTCGGCTACCTGAACGACGACGCGCTGACCGCGCTGAAGTTCACCGGCGTACGGATCGACGGGCGCGAGGTACGGGTCTATCGCACCGGCGACCTCGGGCGCTGGGACCCGGACGGCCTGCTGCACTACGAGGGCCGCTCCGACCGGCAGCTGAAGATCCGGGGCCACCGCGTCGAGCCGGCGGAGGTCGAGCGCCAGGTGGAACGGCTCCTGCCCGCCGTGCGGTACTGCCGGGTGCTGGCCCGTGGCGACGCCGCCCGCGGCGAGCGCGAACTGGTCGCGTGTTGCGTGCCGGTGAGGCAGGGGGACCCGTTGGACGGAGCACTCGCCGTGCTGAACGGGGCCCTGGTCGCCTACCAGCGACCCGCCGCGGTGGTCAGTGTCGACGCTTTCCCCGTCACCGCGCAGGGCAAGCTGGACGAACGCGCCCTGCTGGCGCTGGCCGAGGCGGCCGGTCCGGCCGCCCCCGGCTGCCCGCAGCGGGAGGCGGCGCACCCGGCAGGGCCCGGCGTCAGGCCCACCGAGCTGAGCGATCCCGTGCTGCGGGCCGTCGCGGAGTGCTTCGCCTCCGTCCTGGAACTCGATGCGGTCCCCCTCGACGTGCCCTTCGTCCACCTCGGCGGGACCTCCCTCGGCGCGGGCCGACTCTGCGCCCGGCTCGCGGCAGCACTGTCCCGGCCGGTCCCGATCTCCTGGCTGTACCAGGAACCGACGGCCTCGGGCCTCGCCCGCCGGCTGGCCGCCGCGCCGGAGCCGACTCCGCCTCCGGCCGACCACGCCGAGTCCGAGGGCTCCGCGGGCACGCCTCTGTCGGCCATGCAGCTGGTCTACCTCACCCCGCAGTTGCTGGATCCGGCGGACCGTACGGGGCACTGCCTGATGACCTGGGCGGTCGAGGGCGCGCTGGACCGGGCCGCGCTGGAGGCGGCCGTGGCCGAGGTGCACCGCGGCCACGAGTCCCTGCGGGCCGCGTACGTACTCGACCCGCGGCCCGCCGCGGAACTCGTGGACATCCCCCCGCCGCCCGTGGAGGTGCTGCCCGCCCGGGAGTCCGTCGCCGCGGCGGCCCGCGCGGCCCGCGCCGAGCTCGCCGCGGAGCTGGCCCCGGACGTCGGGGAGGTGTGGCGCACCGTCCTGGTCCCCGTCACCGGCCCGGAGCCGGAGGCGAGCGCCGCGGTCTTCGGCTGCGTGGTGCACCACGTCGCCTTCGACGGCTGGTCGGAGGGGGTCCTCGCCGAAGACCTGAGCACCGCGTACCGCACGGCGGTGGCCTCGGGTACGCCCACACTGGGCCCCCGTCCGACGCTGGCGGCGGTGCACCGGGAGCGCCGGGCGCTCCTGCGGGAGGCCGCGACGGAGACCCACCATGCCTTCCTGCGCTCCGAGTTGGCGGACGTACCGGCGATGCGGTGGCCGGTCGGCCCCGAGCCGCGGAAGGCAAAGACGCCGGGGCTGGTCGAGACCGTGCTGGACGCGGGGGCACTGGCTGGGGCCGACGCCGCGGCCGCCGCGGCGGGGGTCACCCGTTTCGTGGTCCTGCTCTCGCTGTGGGCGGCGAGCCTGTCGGAGGCGACTGGGCAGCGGGACTTCGCCGTGGGCGTCCCCGTGGCCCAGCGCGACGGCGCGGAGCTGGAGCGCGCCGTCGGATGCCACATCAACATGCTGGCCCTGCGGCTGCGCGGGGCAGCCCTGGATGGCGACGCGTCCGCGGTCGCCCGGGTCGCCGAGACCACCGCCCGCGCCTTCGCCGCGCAGGAGGTGCCGTTCCCCGACGTCCTGTCGCTGGTGGAGCCGCCGCGCGGCGGCCGACCCCCGCTGTACCAGGTCCTCTTCGCCTGCCAGGACAACGTCCCGCCGAGGCTGGAACTCGTGGGCGCGCGGACCACCCTGCTGCGGCAGCCCTATCTGGACCTGCCCCTCGAACTGCACACGGAGCTGTGGCCCGCGGACGACGGCGGACTGCTCGTCCACACCGCCTTCCGGCCCGACGCCGTCGCGGAGAGCACCGCGCGGGAGGTCTCCAAGCGCTTCGCGGAGCGTGTGCGCACCCTCTTCCCAGGAGTCACTCCATGA
- a CDS encoding type I polyketide synthase, which translates to MTRDRSLDIAVTGVSGRFPGSADLAEWWEALVEGRVLTTRYDERRLREAGVPQSLIDDPEFVPVHGHLKDAERFENALFRVSPREAEMMDPQHRMMLECAWAALEDAGISPLGTPLTTGVYASASGSGYLRAMLAGGRLDPMTLEDAIHGNEPDFMASLISYKLDLTGPAVAVQTACSSSLVALHTAVQALLNGECDQALVVGAGVAYPQAGHLHVPGGIHSAAGACRPFDEHADGVVAGSGVACVVLRRLEDALADGVEPYGVVLGTAVNNDGSAKAGYYAPSAGGQEAVIRAALEAADVHGASIGYLETHGTGTRVGDPIEWSAASSALRAAGAAPGQVAVGALKANTGHLDNAAGLAGLIKALFVVREGIVPPVAGFTRLNPLLETEGSPLYVPSAMAPWSGPEPRRAGVSSFGVGGTNAHAVVEAPPALAPRSDGQDRPRAGYLALLSAADGEALARSADRLGRHLAAHAPAPADAAHTLATGRAALPERLAVVGRNTADLADRLTAGAGVLRGRVPETGPAPLVLAFPGQGAQRPGMALPFAEALPGFAEALAECLGAFEPGLAAEVGRALHDPAFPEEELARTRLAQPALFAVEYAVAAALRGLGLVPQAVIGHSLGEVTAACVAGVLEPADAARFVALRGRAMQDCPEGAMLALGCGEDAARELLAACGLPLELAAVNSPDSSVVAGAPGAVAEFETWLAGRVATHRLRTTRAFHSALVELAVPLLTAELSGTAVHPPAIPWAANDGRLLLPGTEVAAGSFASAARNPVRFTRALDALARHLPGALVVEAGPGRTLSALAEAADLTAVPLAAGRAARAEDVLTALGGLWTMGQSLAADRLCAEGRPVRLPGYSFEGPRRTAPEAAPPSDTPGRIVGAPGPAAPQAESTGSGEQPAAPDPADVPALVAGLWAELLGHQEITADADFFALGGDSLLVTRLARRLSAALSVRVPIRELLLARTLECQTEAVAALAAQAPVTAGAS; encoded by the coding sequence ATGACGCGCGACCGCTCCCTCGACATAGCCGTGACCGGGGTCTCCGGCCGGTTTCCCGGCTCGGCCGACCTGGCGGAGTGGTGGGAGGCCCTCGTCGAGGGACGGGTCCTTACCACGCGGTACGACGAACGAAGGCTGCGAGAGGCCGGAGTGCCCCAGAGCCTGATCGACGACCCCGAGTTCGTACCGGTGCACGGGCACCTCAAAGACGCCGAGCGCTTCGAGAACGCCCTGTTCCGGGTGAGTCCACGCGAGGCCGAGATGATGGACCCGCAGCACCGGATGATGCTCGAATGCGCGTGGGCGGCCCTGGAGGATGCCGGGATCAGCCCTCTCGGCACCCCGCTCACCACCGGCGTGTACGCCTCCGCCAGCGGCAGCGGCTACCTGCGCGCCATGCTGGCCGGCGGCAGGCTGGACCCCATGACCCTCGAGGACGCCATCCACGGCAACGAGCCGGACTTCATGGCGAGCCTCATCTCCTACAAGCTCGACCTGACCGGTCCCGCGGTCGCCGTCCAGACGGCCTGCTCCTCCTCCCTGGTCGCCCTCCACACCGCCGTCCAGGCGCTGCTGAACGGTGAATGCGACCAGGCCCTCGTCGTGGGCGCCGGCGTCGCCTACCCCCAGGCCGGACACCTCCACGTGCCCGGCGGCATCCACAGCGCGGCCGGGGCCTGTCGGCCGTTCGACGAACACGCCGACGGCGTGGTCGCGGGCTCCGGCGTGGCCTGCGTCGTCCTGCGGCGCCTGGAGGACGCGCTCGCGGACGGGGTGGAACCGTACGGCGTCGTCCTCGGCACGGCCGTCAACAACGACGGTTCGGCGAAGGCCGGCTACTACGCCCCCTCCGCCGGCGGACAGGAAGCCGTCATCCGGGCCGCCCTCGAGGCCGCGGACGTCCACGGCGCGAGCATCGGCTACCTGGAGACGCACGGCACCGGCACCCGGGTCGGCGACCCCATCGAGTGGTCCGCCGCCTCGTCGGCCCTGCGCGCCGCGGGCGCTGCCCCGGGCCAGGTCGCTGTGGGGGCGCTCAAGGCGAACACCGGCCACCTCGACAACGCCGCCGGGCTCGCCGGACTGATCAAGGCCCTGTTCGTCGTGCGCGAGGGCATCGTCCCGCCAGTCGCCGGATTCACCCGGCTCAACCCCCTGCTGGAGACCGAGGGCTCGCCGCTGTACGTCCCCTCCGCCATGGCGCCGTGGTCCGGCCCTGAGCCCAGGAGGGCCGGGGTCAGCTCCTTCGGGGTGGGCGGCACCAACGCGCACGCCGTCGTCGAGGCGCCGCCCGCTCTCGCGCCCCGGTCCGACGGGCAGGACCGGCCGCGCGCCGGGTACCTCGCGCTGCTCTCCGCCGCGGACGGCGAGGCCCTGGCGCGCTCCGCCGACCGCCTCGGCCGCCACCTGGCCGCCCACGCCCCGGCGCCGGCCGACGCCGCCCACACCCTCGCCACCGGCCGGGCCGCCCTGCCCGAACGCCTCGCCGTTGTGGGCCGCAACACCGCGGACCTCGCCGACCGCCTCACCGCCGGCGCCGGGGTGCTCCGCGGCCGTGTCCCCGAGACCGGACCCGCCCCCCTCGTCCTCGCTTTCCCCGGCCAGGGAGCCCAGCGCCCCGGCATGGCACTGCCGTTCGCCGAGGCCCTGCCTGGCTTCGCCGAGGCCCTCGCCGAGTGCCTTGGTGCCTTCGAGCCCGGCCTGGCCGCCGAGGTCGGACGGGCCCTGCACGACCCTGCGTTCCCCGAGGAGGAGCTCGCCCGGACCCGGTTGGCCCAGCCCGCGCTCTTCGCGGTCGAGTACGCCGTCGCCGCCGCGCTGCGCGGCCTCGGCCTGGTCCCGCAGGCCGTGATCGGCCACAGCCTCGGCGAGGTCACCGCGGCCTGCGTGGCAGGCGTACTGGAACCGGCCGACGCCGCCCGGTTCGTGGCCCTGCGCGGGCGCGCCATGCAGGACTGCCCGGAGGGCGCCATGCTGGCCCTCGGCTGCGGTGAGGACGCGGCCCGCGAACTGCTGGCTGCCTGCGGCCTGCCCCTGGAGCTCGCGGCCGTCAACTCCCCGGACAGCAGTGTGGTGGCTGGCGCCCCAGGGGCCGTCGCGGAGTTCGAGACGTGGCTCGCCGGGCGCGTCGCCACGCACCGGTTGCGCACCACGCGGGCCTTCCACTCGGCCCTCGTAGAGCTGGCGGTACCGCTGCTCACCGCGGAGCTGTCGGGGACTGCCGTGCACCCGCCGGCAATCCCGTGGGCCGCCAACGACGGCCGGCTGCTGCTGCCCGGTACCGAGGTCGCCGCGGGCTCCTTCGCCTCCGCCGCCCGCAACCCCGTCCGGTTCACCCGGGCACTCGACGCCCTCGCCCGGCACCTGCCCGGCGCGCTGGTTGTGGAGGCCGGTCCGGGCCGTACGCTGTCGGCCCTGGCAGAGGCCGCGGACCTGACCGCCGTCCCGCTCGCCGCCGGCCGAGCCGCCCGCGCCGAGGACGTCCTCACCGCGCTGGGTGGGCTCTGGACCATGGGCCAGTCGCTCGCCGCCGACCGGCTGTGCGCGGAGGGCCGCCCCGTACGCCTGCCGGGCTACTCCTTCGAGGGGCCACGCCGGACCGCCCCTGAGGCCGCGCCGCCGTCGGACACCCCCGGGCGCATCGTAGGCGCCCCCGGGCCGGCGGCCCCGCAGGCGGAGTCCACCGGCTCTGGGGAGCAGCCCGCAGCCCCGGACCCCGCCGACGTGCCCGCGCTGGTCGCCGGGCTCTGGGCGGAGCTGCTCGGCCATCAGGAGATCACCGCCGACGCCGACTTCTTCGCCCTCGGCGGTGACTCCCTGCTCGTCACCCGCCTCGCGCGCAGGCTCAGCGCGGCACTCAGCGTCCGGGTCCCGATCCGCGAACTTCTCCTCGCCCGTACGCTCGAGTGCCAGACGGAGGCCGTCGCTGCCCTCGCCGCCCAGGCGCCGGTCACCGCCGGGGCCAGCTGA